TCCCGCATCTTGCATAACTCTCCTTTTTTCAACAGCATGGATGAAAGCACATTTGGCCCACAAACTCCAACAGTACTAGAAGGGGTTTCAATGACCCCTGTTGTCATTGGAGATCATGCCTACCCACTTCGCCCCTGGCTAATGAAACCATATCCAGCACCAAAAACTGAGGCCCAAGAAAAGTTCAACGATAGGCTTGCCAAATGCCGAATGTGTGTGGAGAGAGCTTTTGGGGTCTTGAGAGCTCGCTGGAGATGTTTGCAAATGAGACTGGATGTGAGAGAGAAGCTAATTCCTGTGGTCATATCTACATGCTGCATCTTACACAATATTTGTGAGATCAAAGGAGATGAGCTGCTAGAACCATTAGAAAGTCCTACAGCTGCCGATACCCAAAATGCTTCAGCCAGGCCAAGGGTGCCACTGTCAGAAGCTGGACTTACTAAGAGAGCTTGCCAGATCAGGGCTGCATATTGTTCCTATTTTGAAAAGAACCCTCTCTAGAGCACACAATTTTGTCCAAGTGATTTCAGTGTGTGAGTGGCctgattatataataataatattgctacACCGATGTATACTACTAACTGAATTTTtgcatcaaaataaaaaaaatgagtttgAATAATCTATTGCACTATTATATAAGATATCTGCTCCACTGTCACTCATTCCTTTGTCAGTTCTCAGTTGAATGTTTTAAAGCATTCTCTGCAAGAATTGTCCTTGAACAATGAACTATACCTTCAACTGGTATAGATTGTAGCATCACAAACAATTTGGTGCTCTAAAATTTCCTTGTGTAATACCACTTCTAATATATTTCTAgaagcaattcaaagtgctggttatccCCTTTAAAGTTCTGCATGGCAGAAGGCCAGATTATTTGTGATAGCATGATTTTGTGCTTGGTAGAATTTGGTGTGATCCTGGGCATAAAGCAGAGTATGGTTATTTCATCATTATTTCATAATGAAATATACAGAAGTTTAAAATCAAAAAGACCTTTCATTCATGACCCTTCTAGCCAAGCTAGTCCTATCGAAGAGACACAATATGTTAATAAGGAATTTCGTATTGTAAAGATTTGCGGCCCAAAGTTGCAGTCCGCAGAACCAGAAAGGCTAGGGACCGCTGGCCTAATGGGATTCAAATTGATCAGGCATTAGAGCTTAAAGATTCAGTGCCAAGTCACATGGATTGGAGTAAGATAAGCCTGTGACTATGAGGAAGAACAACACCTGAGAATGGTCAGATAAAGATGTCCCTCATCTACCTAGAAGGACTGAGTCCCAAAATGTTATCTATGTAATTTGCTAGAATTCTATTCAGGCCCACCAAAAAGAATCCCAATAGTTATAGATCCCTTGATGTTGGTGCCACAATTATCTTTTTTTCACATATTCAAAAGCACACCAAATCATGATAAAAATCAGTGATATTTGGTCTGCAAAAGGCCAAAGTTTTCACTGCTAGGCACAAATATTCCCATTTAGTTTCAAAGTTGTATCTTAGAGTTAGAACTCAAAAAATTCTTGTTCAAATTCCAGGCCAGAACTTGTAAACTTGCAACCTTATCTGACTCCAGTGAAGAATtggactttagaatagaatagaatagaatagaatttttattggccaagtgtgattggacacacaaggaatttgtcttgatgcatatgctctcagtgtacgtaaaagaaaagatacgttcatcaaggtacaacatttacaacacaattgatggtcaatatatcaatataaatcataaggatttataataaaaattattgattTAAGAGATGATATTGGCTATTTCAATGCATACTACAGGAGGTCCTCACCATGTTTATCAGGGTGAAGAGCAATGTGCTACGGCAGAATGGAGTGATTAAAATCACCATAGCTGTTTGGATAGCACTGGCATCAAAGGGAAtatatagagccagctatggtgCCACCAGGGCCTCATTTGCCTTTGTTCTGTGGTCTTGAAAAGAAACACCTGAGTTGGTGGCTACCAGCTCTTGCAGATAGGTTGATCAAAGGGAAATCCCCACCTTTTCGCAGTCTATAACgggatccatttgtctgaaatattttaCTATTAACTGGTATTCAGTGATCCCTTTATGTATCCTGTTGATACGAATGAGCATACATACACTTTTCATCGATTCTTTGGCTTTTTGTAAAGATTTCTTGATCAGGTTCCACCCAGATTGTTTAGACAGACACTGttaattatattatgtatttgcaCCAATATTTGCTACAACTAACTTGACATAAAAGGACTTTCACATCCTATATTATCCTCAACTTTGGCTGTTCATAAACAGTGACAGTTTGATGGAATTATAATTCCTGCATCATGTTTGACTGGCTCTTTGGCTAGATTGGCTGGTATTAGCCATTAATGCAACAACTGATCTCCTTTACTTGACATCTTGTGAAGTAGGCTCCTCTGTGGAATGGTCTGAGATAGAACCAAGTTAATGGCATTGAATCCAGAGCTGCAACTCTTATCTTGCCAATGTCATGAGGATTGGCCTCCTGATAATTAAGGTGTTCATCATCTTAAGAGGTGATTAAGAGAGAAGGAATAGCTTCTCTCATGTTGACAATAATTTGCTGTAGCAAATTTCAAGGGTATGAGTGTGGTCTTGGTGAAATTAATTATGAAACTCCTGTAGGCATCTAAGTGATGGTATTTGCTGTTTTTTCCATATAAGATCATCTAATGAGATCACCCAGATGAAATCATGTAAAAATATGAATTCTGGTGTCTTGCACAGAGTTTTCATAAATACAGAACTCTGGGACTGAAAAGTCCAATGGGAACATTTTAAACCAATAACCTTCAATAGGAAGAATTATTTAAGATGTTTAACTATTTAAAGGTGACAGATCAATGGCTGAAAAAGTCATCTTATGTTGATTTCAACCAATGCCTCAATTCCAAAACATTGGGGCATGTTCAGATTCCAAGATTCCAGCCTTTCTCAGTTTTTCTCATTGTAAATGAGACATGCTGGAAAAACACTCATGTGCAGGGACATGCTGTATGAAGCGAATGTCCAGTAAAgtgagttttcttcattctgaccTGCTTCTCTTTCTTACTGGAGATGAAGGATGAGaggaatctttcttttctttttctagcaCATAGTCCAACTGAATACAGTAGTTTAAAAAACCCATCTGTTCTTGCATGTGGTTTCcagatttacaacatttttgcagtcACCCTCCCTCCCTACCGAACCATCATCTGAATGTTCACCTGACTGAAATCAATGAAGAACAGACCTCAGACATCTCACATACTTCCTTGTGGGAGATAATGATTGCTAATAGcattttcttttctctatttTAACTGCAATatacatagtaaaaaaaaaaaaccaaaaccctaaTATTGCTGAACACTGAAAAGCCCAAAGGTAAAGCACTCTTACATTTCCGTTTGTCTTTTTGTCTCTGACATATACCCtgtgttcatttttttctgcatcTCTTTTGTCCATGGCTATTAAGgtatttctttcttcattttttacaTAGGCACAAAAACAATTCTGAGTAAGCAAAAGTTACAGAAGAATAGGATTTCCTAGATTAGTTTTTTCTTCTGGAATAGTCTCTTTTCCCCTGAGCTGATCCAGTATTTCCTATGTTTCAGCTCTGGGGACTTCCAATTAAGGTTCAGCAGGGCTTGAGCTTCCATGTTCTATATGGGTGGATTAGAGCCAGCAGGAGCCTATTTTTTCTCAGGATCCTATTGTTAGGCCTGCCTAGGCTAGCTCATAGCTCCATCCCTCAATATATATAAGTTAAGTCTCTTAGAGCAgtacataacaaaaaaaaaaaagagagattctcACAAAAGTAAAAGTATGCGGCTttattagaaagaaaagaaaattaaggtACAGCATCTAAGAAAATAGGCATTTATAACTTGATCCTTACTATGTTATAGTGGAGCTTTCCTATTGccatcattttttcccctgacaCTTAGTTTAATGAAGAGGATGCTAATTGCATATTTCATACTATAAAatgttcatttgtttttgttctgCAATATTTTGAAATTATCCATGTTGATTTCCATGCTCAAACAATTTCACCATAGTTTAAAGTAGTGCTCCCAGTTCCATTAACATTCTAACAATAGAGAGAAGGGGGATCTCCAAGATTTTTTAAGCTTCTGTAATTGGAAAATTGCCATTGTTGCTACTGTCTAGTCCTGGGCTGGCTTCTGGAGTAGCATTGCTATTGGTGTCACCTGGTGTTTGTTCAGGCCCCTGGAAGGTAACTGCAGCTGACATCACTTGGAGATTAGTCCATCAGGACAGAAAGGCTGCCAGAGGGGcacaaaaaaaaatactggctGCATTATAGAAGGCTCAGAGCCAGCCCTGCCACTTGCCTCCTTTTTTCTGATCGAATCTTCTATTATCCCCCATTTCTACTTGAAGAGGCTGATGATCTCCAATTCTGAGCTATCAAGTAGTCTCTTCATTATAGCCTGTTTTCTATGCATTGATCATTTTACTTGCTTGTTGGCAGCCCATAAGATGGAACCAAGAGAAATAACCCTCCTTCTTCTATCGGTAAGAGGCAGAGCTCAAGACTGAAAGGAGGAGTTTAATCCTTGGGACAAgaagtcagtctctctctctctcatatacatacacacacacacacacacacacacacacatataaagaaatagcttttaatatttgtcacctatataaaaaagtataaagtataaagaagtagcttttaatattcttcaccttgtctctttctcttttatatatatatatatatatatatatatatatatatatatatatatatatgttttcagaggttttcgcgggtgtttgtatgtaggtctttggttattcgggttttctcccgcgtaaaattgtgccaagacacttccaattttacgcgggagaaaacccgaataaccaaagatgatagatagatagatagatagatagatagatagatagatagatagatagatagataaatataaatataaatataaatataaatataaatataaatataaatataaatataaatatatataatgttttcgtaggttttcacgggtataggtatgtaggtcttggcatttttgggtcttttcccatgtaaggttgagagtatcttggcgacgtttcgacgaggtctcactcatcatcttcaggctggtgtcttcggcttcgtgcttcttgagcaaagagtggtcggagctgccgtctctctataaatactggtggggagatggggagtgttgctgtgagcgggttggttggctgtgtggttgcatcatCACtgatagatggagtgggtgtttgcagattggtcgaggtgggagtgttgctatgagcgggttggttggctctggtTGCATCCTGACTGATAGATGGAGTGGgtttttgcagattggtcagctgtttcatatcatcctgtgtgggtgtggtcctggtcttttgttcctgagctttggtgttgtggtctctgaagttctgtgatgtgatgtcttgagcagatggctgtgatgtagcatcccaggccctggtttggctccaagtccgaggtcctgtcatgtgttcctggtgtgtgtcagcctgctttgtgtggggatcggaggggggcgcagcagccagtggtgtcagcatggtctggcttctggatggtggttgtgtttcgtctgtggaatgggtttgggtttgaatctggtgaggatgattgcaaccacacagccaaccaacctgctcacagtaacactccccaccagtatttatagagagacagcagctccgaccactctttgctcaagaagcatgaagccaaagacaccagcctgaagatgagtgagaccttgtcgaaatgtcgccaagatactctcaaccttacttgggaaaagacccgaaaacgccaagacctacatacatacatacatacatacatacaaacatacatacatacacacacatattaaaGAAGTTGCTTTTAATATTCTTTACCTTCTCCTGAAATTACATattactcttctttctataatctatcctatcTAATTATCAAAACTATAAGTCGCAAGTTCATTTTTGTGCAAAACGTCCATAAAAGCTTCTAGTCAGCAATCAATGTAAATGTCTTTTCTCTAATAGTTAACTTATCCATTTCAGCAAAATGTGTTGAtctcaccaaccattcctccaaaCTGGGACAAAAAAATCTTAAGTATTCTGTTTTCCTATTTGTTTACTGTTAACCATATGATAGATGGCTGAGAAGATTGTTTAATTTCCTATACTTGTGCTACTTGTGCTACTACCAGTTTGATAGAATATCTTTTGTAGTGAATTTTCAAATAGGAAATCTAAGACAGAACATGATTTTGATGAAATTTTAGTATCAACTAGAATATCCAGTTCTCTACCTCCATAATTCCagctgtttttccccccaatttcaTATTGTAATCTGCTAACTTCAAATACAATGTAAAATAATCAGATGCTGTCTTGAATATGAAAGTATCACAAAATTATGTCAGGTTAAATTACAAATTTTCTTACAAGCAGATTCATCCAGTTGGCATGGTGAAGAAACTAGCTATTTTTAACTTCAGTAGACATGTTTTCAAATACAGAGAATTAGACATTTTGAAAATCAGTGGGCAGAAATATGCAACCTCTTTCTTTGATTATGTAACTGCAGAATGCAGATTGGGAATCTTTCTTTAAATATTCCCCTATCTGAATGCACAGATAAAAAAATCAGCTCCCCATTTCATACAATCACAATGGAAGTGTAATCTTAAACAAGCAGCCTTCCTTTGTACTTTTTGAGTGTATAGTCCCATGAAAGATTTTCACCAGTTTAAATTATCTAAGCaataatgaaattaaattaatatatttatttacattcatATTTTGACTTTTGAAATTAGAAAAGCTGAAAAACAGTACCATACAAAATGAAAGATTCATGTTATCAGTCCCTTTTCCATATTTCTGGCTATTCTAGTAGTCTCTCCCGGAAATGTTTTAGTTTCTTCTAGAGCTAGGATGATACTACATCCTTCTTACCCTCACCTTTAGGGCTTACCATGGTCCTCTGCTCCCTACTGGCCTCCCTGCGTATCTGCCTGGAGCGACATCCACCTCTGgtctccttcttcttctgcctccttTCATTGGCTGTTGCCTTTGTTGGTTTTGCTGTCTACATCCAGTCACACGATATTCATAATCCCGATGTCAAAGAGGTGAGCTAGAGataagaaatttaaataaaaacttagACCAGAACATGGCATGAAATTGGATTTCAATTGTTAAGagaagacaacagaaaaaaacttAGGAAGGATAAAGGAAAAATAGTAATGGAGACACTATTTTTCCCTTGCTGTTTTCCAGGTACAGGTTGATTCTCTCTAATAAAGGTATAGTTGAAAGTTGTACTTTCAGACTGATTGATTACAGTTCTATTTCTCTATTATTGTCTTTTAGTTTATAgataaataacaatttaaaaaattaaaattgattttttttctccaaaaagtAAGGGACCTTTAAAATTCAGATATTTTGTTGTACCACTTGAGgcaaagaaaatttttaaaaaattcaaaaatgcaAAATTTTAAATTCAAGTTTTAGCTATTGCTATCTACAATTCAGAAATTCAGAAACTCCCTCATTGTATTATGTACCTCTATTCTGAATAACAATTAACAACAGATTTTAAAGGCGAGGTCATATGGAGTTGGATAGATATTTTaagggaaaaagcaaaaaaatgaaaatagaagcAACACTCATTCCATTTTCCCTTATATCTAAGGATTGGGACTCTCTGCTGAAATCTCTTGCACATTTAATGTTCTGTATCACAAATAAAACTCAGGGAAATGTCATATCACTTCCTTCAACTGCTGAACCTCCTACAACTGTATCTATCATGGTTGGCTTGACCTTTGATGTTCACAATGGCACAGATCTTCCCAATGATACACATTTAGGTCTGACCATCAGTGGAACAAAATTGGGTTTCAGAGGTGAGTGACCACGAAATCTATTTCAGTATTTTCTCAAGAATTCTGACTCCTTGCTCACCTTCTCTTGACATTTCCTTCCATTAACTCCATCCACAGGTCCAGATGCCCAGAAATCAATTCATCTCTTAGCTGTTATCACAAATTCATTATCCCGTGAGAATTGCCTTAGGATCACTGCACCTTCATCCCTTCTCCCCAAGACCAGGTGAGCTAACAAGAAGGggcattgttacaaatgtttcttTACCCATTAATGTAATATTCCATTTTGTTCCTAGAAAGCCACCAAAATGCGTAATAGGAAAACAAAGCATGACTTTGGAAATGCCAGGAATTTGCTATCAATCACGTTATCAAACTAACCCTGCCCTATCCAGCATGCTAgatcaggtaggtaggtagatatgggCAGTGGTATTGCGGGCAGTATCTGAACACTAAAACTGGTTTGGTCCACAATATATGGATGGAAGATGATTCACTATCATTTCTTCTACTCTCAGGCGGATCGTACCCTTTGCAGCCAGCGCCTCCTCATGACCAGTGCTTTTCTTCTCTGCCTCTGTGCCATGCTGTGTTGTGCAGCTGGCCTATATTATCGTCTCCCCAAAAACAAATGGGGCCAAATCTAAATGGATCAAGCCAGTGCTATTCATTCTACATTCCAGAATACTCAGGTGTCCTTTCTCTAAACTATGTAAAATTCATCATTTTTGGTGGGTGTGCTGCTGTTTTGGTTCACAAAAGATATGATAAACAacttaatacaattttttttaatttctttgtattttaagtGGCTATTCAACCAATGCAAATTgcctaatatatttattatatattataggaCTTGAGCTATATATCATTGAATAGTATAATTAACCTAAATTAATGATCATTGTCACTAAAACTTCCACTATTAGGAATAATTATCTACATAATACTGGATTTTATGATTAAATATAAATAGCATCAAACAATGTGCAAACAAGAAATCTTCATACTCCTTCAAGGTTTGCTTGTTTTCAGTAACTATATGGCAGTTTAACATCTAGAAGAAAGCCTCAATTAAAATGGAGAAAAGATAGGACTGCAAACCTGtactttcatttatttaaattgtATTCATATTGCTTATTTCCAGTTTTAGCATAAAACATAGCATCTGGTACCAATATTAATAtgtgtaataaatatataagtaggCAAtgagtataaaaatgaaaatcagaGAATAATTGGAAACTTTAAACTTTTTCGGCATCTTTTTTGGAGTGGAAATTAGTGTGGTAGATTTTCCACAAGGAGTAAACACCTGCTATGATACTACACCAAGAAAGATCTATAGGCAGTCCTTGGATTAACTTACAAACagtcattcagcaactgttcagaATTATGGCACACCTGAACAAATGACACACCTGATCTCCAAAGATACAGCCGTTGCAGTTCCTGTgcgatgatcaaaatttgggagcttGGTAGCTGATTCACACAACAGGGGCACTTCAATTCCTCCCACCATCTCTGTATTTTTGGCTGCCCTGCATAGCAGCACTCCTTAGCAGCATAACTGAACTGGAGCAGTAGCTGGGGCCTTCAGCAGAGTGCCATTGTCCTCGAGCCTCTACTTCAGCTCCAGTGCTGTTGAGAGGGGCAGCTCAAGCCGTGTGCTGCACTCAGCCACCACAGCACAAAGCCTTCACCATCCTATGCTCCACAGGCCTTACCACACCTACCTGATCTTAGCCGTCTTCCTCCAGCTACTAACAAGACACGCCTGGTCTTATACAAAACAACTACTAGTCACACCAAGGCTCTCCTGGCATTCAAATAGTATGTTCTGTTCCTATGATGCTTCAGAAGGCTTCAGTTTTCCAAaagttttccaaagcactagagaaTAAGGTGCACTATTTGAAAAATGGTGGGCACACAGTTCTTACAAGGCCTCAGCTTTTCTTGGGAAGATGGCCTGCACAGCCAACAGCTGCCTCACATGCTTGGGGCCCAGGTGTGGTGACAGCCAGCTCTGCTTAAGACTCCAGATATCTACTTCAGCCCCAGTTGCAACTAGCACAGCCACTGAGGAATGCTGCTGTGCAGGTCAGTCAAAAGGGCAAAAGAGGGTGAGTGGCTAGAATTTAAGAAGAGGCAGTCCCTTACTTTACCAAGGTTCAGGGTCAGGAGAGACAAAGCCAGAAATTACTTAGATTGGGGAGTCTTCACCTAATGACAGGTGAAATTTGATTAATGATGGCAACAGAGTGCTAGATTTGCCATCACTAAGAGATGCAGTCTCATGATGTTTTATCTAACAACTgcactgcttagc
Above is a window of Ahaetulla prasina isolate Xishuangbanna chromosome 4, ASM2864084v1, whole genome shotgun sequence DNA encoding:
- the TMEM219 gene encoding insulin-like growth factor-binding protein 3 receptor isoform X2, which gives rise to MVLCSLLASLRICLERHPPLVSFFFCLLSLAVAFVGFAVYIQSHDIHNPDVKEDWDSLLKSLAHLMFCITNKTQGNVISLPSTAEPPTTVSIMVGLTFDVHNGTDLPNDTHLGLTISGTKLGFRGPDAQKSIHLLAVITNSLSRENCLRITAPSSLLPKTRKPPKCVIGKQSMTLEMPGICYQSRYQTNPALSSMLDQADRTLCSQRLLMTSAFLLCLCAMLCCAAGLYYRLPKNKWGQI